A genomic region of Micromonospora sp. NBRC 110009 contains the following coding sequences:
- a CDS encoding low temperature requirement protein A encodes MAEPGGQRLVREETSWRRATILELFFDLVFVFALNRVSLRLLENFHSAGLGFSEFAGTLLLFLGLWFMWQTTAALTSRVHPDSRPGQFFVFSSMAGATVMAVAVPQGFEERALVFAGAWVAVRVSRLLVYLFARQVRSGRSALPGLLSLGGSTVPWIAGALVHEPLLRGGLWALALAIEFPGFVVGFSRWAGKQVAGEHLAERLQQIFLISLGEAVFVSGRAFSDSDLTLPHGMGFALAFVGIVQLWRIYFYRAGLVLPLAITAARDPTRQSVAAALSHLVMISGVVLAGVGFELYIIEPTARPGSNWLVAILGGPALFLLGRAPFELQVFGRISLSRLTGLLALGVLIPAVWHAPPLVAGAGATAVLAGIAIVDAWRARGREPEPPAPLM; translated from the coding sequence ATGGCTGAGCCAGGCGGCCAGCGCCTCGTACGCGAGGAGACCAGCTGGCGCCGGGCAACCATCCTCGAGCTGTTCTTCGATCTCGTCTTCGTCTTCGCGCTCAATCGGGTCAGCCTGCGGCTCCTCGAGAACTTCCACTCCGCGGGGCTCGGGTTCAGTGAGTTCGCTGGGACCCTTTTGCTGTTTCTGGGGCTCTGGTTCATGTGGCAGACCACGGCCGCGTTGACCAGCCGGGTGCATCCGGATTCGCGGCCGGGTCAGTTCTTTGTGTTCTCCTCGATGGCCGGTGCCACCGTGATGGCGGTTGCGGTGCCGCAGGGGTTCGAGGAACGGGCTCTGGTCTTCGCCGGTGCCTGGGTTGCGGTCCGGGTCAGCCGTCTGTTGGTTTACCTCTTCGCCAGGCAGGTGAGGAGCGGCAGGTCCGCACTACCGGGGCTGCTGTCGCTCGGCGGGAGCACGGTGCCGTGGATCGCGGGGGCGTTGGTGCACGAACCGCTTCTGCGGGGTGGGCTCTGGGCACTTGCGCTGGCCATTGAGTTCCCCGGGTTCGTGGTCGGCTTCAGCCGATGGGCCGGCAAACAGGTCGCCGGAGAACACCTGGCCGAACGGTTACAGCAGATTTTCTTGATCAGCTTGGGTGAGGCCGTCTTCGTGTCCGGCCGGGCGTTCTCCGACAGCGACCTCACGCTCCCGCATGGGATGGGGTTCGCGCTGGCCTTCGTCGGCATCGTGCAGCTCTGGCGCATCTACTTCTACCGGGCCGGTCTGGTCCTGCCTCTGGCTATCACCGCCGCCCGGGACCCGACCCGGCAGTCCGTGGCGGCCGCCTTGAGTCATCTGGTCATGATCTCCGGTGTTGTTCTCGCCGGGGTCGGCTTCGAGCTGTACATCATCGAGCCCACCGCCCGGCCGGGATCGAATTGGCTCGTGGCCATCCTCGGCGGTCCCGCACTCTTCCTGCTTGGGCGGGCACCCTTCGAACTGCAGGTATTCGGCCGGATCTCCCTGTCACGGCTGACCGGGCTCCTCGCCCTCGGCGTACTGATCCCGGCCGTGTGGCATGCTCCCCCGCTGGTCGCCGGTGCCGGCGCCACCGCCGTGCTGGCCGGCATCGCCATCGTGGACGCGTGGCGCGCCCGCGGGCGAGAACCCGAGCCACCCGCCCCGCTGATGTGA
- a CDS encoding AI-2E family transporter: MRDVDDRSTARRTLIVIGLVLATLVGLALVWQTRRVLMWVVVAVFFAVALNPLVDRVQRRLVRRRAAATLVVFVASFVALAALGVLIVVPLLDELVRFAQRAPDLLRESRAGRGPVGELLERFHLRRYAETHVDQFQRLGGQLGRSTVGLVRGTVQGVAGVLTVVVLAYLMVVQGPRITAGTLALAGGARAERLRRIGRESARTITGYLSGNLLISLICGLATFVVLALTGVPFAAVIALLVAIADLIPLVGATLGAIVAGGAGFLHSPTAGVIVLVFFVVYQQVENHLLQPVIMSRAVRLNPLTVLVSVLLAAELGGLLGALLAIPAAGIAQILLREFVPANRQAGSVPAEAGSADRAGGGGPDQPAGDHPGDGGTAGSRHSGHRERPPAAE; this comes from the coding sequence GTGAGGGACGTCGACGACCGGTCCACGGCGCGCCGGACGCTGATCGTCATCGGTCTAGTCCTCGCCACCCTGGTCGGGCTGGCGTTGGTGTGGCAGACCCGGCGGGTGCTGATGTGGGTGGTGGTCGCCGTGTTCTTCGCGGTGGCCCTGAATCCGCTGGTGGATCGGGTGCAGCGACGGCTAGTTCGGCGTCGGGCGGCAGCCACGCTGGTCGTGTTCGTGGCCAGCTTCGTGGCTCTCGCCGCGCTCGGGGTGCTCATCGTGGTGCCCCTGCTCGACGAGTTGGTCCGGTTCGCACAACGGGCGCCGGACCTGTTGCGCGAGAGTCGGGCCGGGCGCGGGCCGGTCGGCGAACTGCTGGAGCGGTTCCACCTGCGGCGGTACGCCGAGACCCATGTCGACCAGTTTCAGCGCTTAGGGGGCCAGCTCGGCCGGTCGACGGTCGGGCTGGTCCGTGGGACGGTGCAGGGCGTCGCCGGAGTGCTGACGGTGGTGGTGCTGGCGTACCTGATGGTGGTGCAGGGGCCGCGGATCACCGCCGGGACGCTGGCCCTGGCCGGCGGCGCCCGGGCCGAGCGGCTGCGCCGCATCGGCCGGGAGTCGGCGCGCACCATCACCGGCTACCTGAGCGGAAACCTCCTGATCAGCCTCATCTGTGGCCTGGCGACCTTCGTCGTGCTCGCGCTCACCGGCGTGCCCTTCGCCGCGGTGATCGCGCTGCTGGTCGCCATCGCCGACCTGATCCCGCTGGTGGGGGCGACCCTCGGCGCCATCGTCGCGGGCGGCGCGGGCTTCCTGCACTCCCCCACCGCCGGGGTGATCGTGTTGGTCTTCTTCGTGGTCTACCAGCAGGTCGAGAACCACCTGCTGCAACCGGTCATCATGTCCCGCGCAGTAAGGCTGAACCCACTGACCGTGCTGGTCAGCGTGCTGCTCGCCGCGGAGCTGGGCGGCCTCCTGGGAGCCCTGCTGGCCATCCCGGCCGCCGGCATCGCGCAGATCCTGCTCCGTGAGTTCGTCCCCGCCAACCGGCAAGCCGGCTCCGTTCCGGCAGAGGCCGGCTCCGCAGACCGCGCGGGGGGCGGCGGGCCGGACCAGCCGGCGGGCGACCACCCGGGGGACGGTGGGACGGCCGGCAGCCGGCACTCCGGCCACCGGGAACGGCCACCGGCCGCCGAATGA
- a CDS encoding low temperature requirement protein A, which produces MTTGRFHALLRRPEQGRTAFLELFFDLVFVLAFFQLSQQLLEHLSWTGAFQTLVLLLPVLHLWAATTRLLDAFDPRHPLVQLLTMPIIFGTLVLAAAAPEAFGRRGLVFAGAYLTIRLGGLAIAIHVLRGHEAQRSAVRIFFWVGMSAPAWIAGALLPDTVRAALWMTATVAEYAALALGFPTPKLGRHGPRRLEIVVSEEHLAERYQQFFIIALGEPILVTGLTFANGEFGADRSTATVLAFATTALLWRIYIHRAGELLAGALAASHNPLRVGVLVLYAHVIMVAAIVAVAVGDEIVITHPLGHPDPAWIAVILGGPALFLAGRAIFEYGVFGRMSLPRVIGALALLALTPRMRPAPPLAAATTAALILTGVAVADALRTRRLPSEQPSPPG; this is translated from the coding sequence ATGACGACGGGTAGGTTTCACGCCCTGCTGAGAAGACCTGAGCAGGGGCGGACGGCGTTCCTGGAACTGTTCTTCGACCTGGTGTTCGTCCTCGCGTTCTTCCAGCTCTCGCAGCAGCTGTTGGAGCATCTGAGCTGGACCGGCGCGTTCCAGACACTGGTGTTGCTGCTGCCCGTGTTGCATCTGTGGGCCGCTACGACGAGGTTGCTGGACGCGTTCGACCCGCGACATCCGCTGGTACAACTGCTGACCATGCCGATCATATTCGGCACCCTCGTGCTGGCGGCTGCGGCGCCGGAGGCGTTCGGCCGGCGGGGCCTGGTCTTCGCCGGTGCGTACCTCACCATCCGGCTTGGTGGCCTCGCCATCGCCATTCACGTTCTGCGTGGCCACGAGGCACAGCGCAGCGCGGTGCGGATATTTTTCTGGGTCGGCATGTCTGCGCCGGCATGGATCGCGGGTGCGCTCCTACCCGACACGGTGCGTGCAGCGCTGTGGATGACGGCGACAGTCGCGGAGTACGCCGCGCTCGCACTCGGGTTCCCCACGCCGAAGCTGGGCCGCCACGGCCCGCGTCGACTCGAGATTGTGGTCTCCGAGGAGCACCTGGCCGAACGGTACCAGCAGTTCTTCATCATCGCCCTCGGCGAGCCGATCCTGGTGACCGGACTGACGTTCGCGAACGGAGAGTTCGGGGCCGACCGCAGCACTGCGACGGTACTGGCGTTCGCCACCACGGCACTGCTGTGGCGCATCTACATCCACCGCGCCGGAGAACTGCTGGCCGGCGCACTGGCAGCAAGCCACAACCCACTCCGTGTTGGGGTCCTGGTGCTCTACGCCCATGTGATCATGGTCGCCGCCATCGTTGCCGTCGCGGTCGGCGACGAAATCGTCATCACCCACCCGCTCGGACACCCGGATCCGGCCTGGATCGCCGTCATCCTCGGCGGACCCGCCCTGTTCCTCGCCGGACGGGCCATCTTCGAGTACGGGGTGTTCGGGCGCATGTCTCTCCCCCGCGTGATCGGCGCACTCGCCCTCCTCGCCCTCACCCCAAGGATGAGGCCGGCACCGCCGCTTGCCGCAGCCACCACCGCCGCTCTCATCCTCACCGGCGTTGCCGTAGCCGACGCGCTCCGCACCCGAAGACTCCCATCCGAGCAGCCGTCACCACCCGGTTAG
- a CDS encoding FUSC family protein produces MAADREEPSGRSAAAGRAKDLAAKTRRRGGEAGRLRLHLLTIILVIAAQCGLAAALSWWLAHDVLGRPAPIFAPSAAVGTIVAALGQRTVRTAELMLGVLLGLLVSDLLVRSVGFGLWQIGLVVALSIAIALLMTGRSGALVAQAGSTAVLIAVFSPTKQGLEWARIVDAGVGSAVGLAVVALLLPISPMRVLDNATAPVTATLHTQLREVAHALAKRDPDRATRALDQLSGMDPDLARMHEARAGAEEVTAIAPARWKRRIDVERYGRGIQHVDRVSVHCRALARWAATTLQYHEPVPEELPGAVDRLAEAIQLLRREARAGRPFDQTRNAVLNGARLAGQAYGTGGKPFSDAVVIQLRTMASDLLRATGCEPETANRMVREAATS; encoded by the coding sequence ATGGCTGCTGACCGGGAAGAGCCGTCTGGCCGCAGCGCTGCTGCCGGGCGCGCCAAGGACCTGGCGGCGAAGACTCGGCGGCGCGGTGGCGAGGCGGGCCGGCTGAGGCTACATCTGCTTACCATCATTCTGGTCATCGCAGCGCAATGTGGGCTTGCCGCCGCCTTGTCCTGGTGGCTGGCGCACGACGTCCTGGGTCGCCCAGCACCGATCTTCGCACCCAGCGCGGCCGTCGGCACAATCGTCGCCGCCCTCGGGCAGCGCACCGTACGTACCGCCGAGCTGATGCTCGGCGTCTTGCTGGGCCTGCTCGTCAGCGATCTTCTCGTTCGCTCCGTCGGCTTCGGGCTCTGGCAGATCGGCCTGGTGGTGGCGCTGTCCATCGCCATCGCCCTGCTGATGACCGGGCGCAGTGGCGCTCTGGTCGCTCAGGCCGGCAGCACCGCTGTACTGATCGCCGTCTTCTCCCCAACCAAGCAGGGCCTCGAATGGGCCCGGATCGTCGACGCCGGGGTGGGCAGCGCCGTCGGGCTGGCGGTGGTGGCGTTGCTGCTACCGATCAGCCCGATGCGCGTTCTCGACAACGCCACCGCACCGGTCACCGCGACCCTTCACACGCAGCTTCGGGAGGTGGCACATGCACTCGCCAAGCGTGACCCGGACCGCGCGACACGGGCGCTGGACCAGCTCAGTGGGATGGACCCCGACCTCGCCCGGATGCACGAGGCCAGGGCTGGCGCCGAGGAGGTCACGGCGATCGCGCCGGCACGCTGGAAACGCCGAATCGATGTCGAGCGCTACGGGCGCGGCATCCAGCACGTCGATCGGGTGAGTGTCCATTGCCGGGCGCTGGCCCGCTGGGCCGCGACCACGCTGCAGTACCACGAGCCGGTGCCGGAGGAACTCCCCGGCGCCGTGGACAGGCTCGCCGAGGCGATCCAGTTGCTGAGGCGGGAGGCACGAGCGGGCCGCCCGTTCGACCAGACCCGCAACGCGGTGTTGAACGGCGCGCGCCTGGCCGGCCAGGCGTACGGCACGGGCGGCAAGCCCTTCTCGGACGCCGTGGTGATTCAGCTGCGCACGATGGCGAGTGACCTGCTCCGCGCGACCGGTTGTGAGCCGGAGACGGCCAACCGGATGGTGCGCGAGGCGGCCACTTCCTAG
- a CDS encoding TetR/AcrR family transcriptional regulator encodes MEQQIRHAANRLERRKARTRFALVRAAQAFLAAGKVNVPILELTQAADVGMGSFYNHFNSREQLFQAAVEDALDRYGALLDELTVGLDDPAHVFAQSFRLTGRLHRRNPELSKVLLNNGLALAGSDRGLAPRARRDIGDGVRAGRFRVRDPELAMVIVAGAALCLGQLLHDHPERDDAAATDQVTEDVLRTLGLPPDEAHEICQRPLPDLDGHRP; translated from the coding sequence ATGGAGCAGCAGATCAGGCACGCCGCGAACCGCCTGGAACGACGGAAAGCCCGCACCCGCTTTGCTCTTGTTCGGGCAGCCCAGGCCTTCCTCGCCGCCGGAAAGGTGAATGTCCCGATCCTCGAGCTCACCCAGGCCGCGGACGTGGGGATGGGCTCGTTCTACAACCACTTCAACAGCCGGGAGCAGCTCTTCCAGGCTGCGGTGGAGGACGCGCTCGACCGCTACGGTGCTCTCCTCGACGAGCTGACCGTCGGCCTGGACGACCCGGCCCACGTCTTCGCGCAGAGTTTCCGGCTGACCGGACGCCTCCACCGCCGGAATCCCGAGCTGAGCAAGGTCCTGCTCAACAACGGCCTGGCTCTGGCCGGCTCAGACCGGGGGCTCGCGCCGCGAGCCCGGCGCGACATCGGAGACGGCGTCCGTGCCGGCCGGTTCCGCGTGCGCGACCCCGAGTTGGCGATGGTGATCGTGGCCGGCGCCGCGCTGTGCCTCGGGCAACTGCTGCACGACCACCCCGAGCGTGACGACGCCGCAGCCACCGACCAGGTCACCGAGGACGTGCTGCGCACGCTCGGCCTACCGCCCGACGAGGCTCACGAGATCTGCCAGCGCCCGCTGCCCGACCTCGACGGCCATCGCCCGTAG
- a CDS encoding VOC family protein, whose product MIDRQDPHTGLHSEQGALPGEHPGRGRIPIVKVHDLAWLEFQKPDLERAELFAQAFGFTTSLRTDDELHLRGTDPGSPCVLIRRGPRSRFVGPAFQAADPKDVLRLADTTGRTMAALPESLGGVTVDLVDPSGVRVRVVADTHELPALPTQQPLTFNVGHDVARTNATQRPPREPAKVQRLGHVVLQTTRYLETLNWYLEHLGLIVSDFLYHQGQRERGPVMSFIRCDRGSTPTDHHTLAMTLGPANRYVHSAYQVPDLDSLAAGGEHLLDRGYQRSWGIGRHIQGSQIFDYWRDPDDFLVEHFTDGDLFDCTLEPGWAPMTASGLAQWGPPATKDFLGMRPGRESLRELRAVIGALREDNEFDLPRLRGLMKAFTS is encoded by the coding sequence ATGATCGACCGGCAGGACCCGCACACCGGTCTGCACAGCGAGCAGGGCGCCCTGCCGGGCGAGCACCCGGGCAGGGGGCGCATCCCGATCGTGAAGGTGCACGACCTCGCATGGCTGGAGTTCCAGAAGCCCGATCTTGAGCGGGCCGAGCTGTTCGCCCAAGCCTTCGGCTTCACGACGTCGCTGCGCACCGATGACGAGCTGCACCTGCGGGGCACCGACCCCGGTTCGCCCTGCGTACTCATCCGCCGCGGCCCCCGGTCAAGATTCGTCGGCCCCGCCTTCCAGGCTGCCGACCCGAAGGACGTGCTGCGCCTCGCGGACACGACCGGCAGGACGATGGCCGCCCTGCCGGAGAGCCTCGGCGGGGTGACGGTGGATCTGGTCGACCCGAGCGGGGTGCGGGTACGCGTCGTCGCCGACACGCACGAGCTCCCCGCACTGCCCACCCAGCAGCCACTGACCTTCAACGTCGGGCACGACGTGGCGCGGACGAATGCCACCCAGCGGCCGCCGCGGGAGCCGGCCAAGGTGCAGCGGCTCGGCCACGTCGTACTGCAGACGACCCGGTACCTGGAGACGCTCAACTGGTACCTCGAGCACCTGGGCCTGATCGTCAGCGACTTCCTCTACCACCAGGGACAGCGCGAGCGCGGTCCGGTCATGAGCTTCATCCGCTGCGACCGCGGCAGCACGCCCACCGACCATCACACCCTCGCGATGACCCTCGGCCCGGCCAACCGGTACGTGCACTCCGCCTACCAGGTCCCCGACCTCGACTCGCTGGCCGCCGGCGGGGAACACCTGCTCGACCGCGGCTACCAGCGGTCCTGGGGAATCGGCCGACACATCCAGGGCAGCCAGATCTTCGACTACTGGCGCGACCCGGACGACTTCCTGGTCGAGCACTTCACCGACGGCGACCTGTTCGACTGCACCCTCGAGCCGGGCTGGGCACCGATGACGGCCTCCGGGCTCGCCCAGTGGGGTCCGCCCGCCACCAAGGACTTTCTCGGCATGAGACCCGGCCGGGAATCGCTTCGCGAGCTGCGCGCGGTCATCGGCGCCCTGCGCGAGGACAACGAATTCGACCTCCCCCGCCTGCGCGGCCTGATGAAAGCGTTTACCTCATGA
- a CDS encoding fumarylacetoacetate hydrolase family protein — MSTSVLRTADAWWVLTPAGAAKVHTSATTTAELLADRPAIAAAAASSDTVPVDDLALVSPVTAPCRVVAQMTNFASHVKDTNGNPETIPLTFFRKTSGSISGPFADVVRPGHVRLLDYEVEIGLVFGREMPVGTSVTEDNLADYVAGLVVTNDVSARDVQLPQTQFYEAKSYPTFTPVGPALVLLDADELKRFTDLRLKLWVNGERRQDMLATDMIYTPVQAVQALTRFQRIDPGDLLLTGTPVGTALSAPPKPVMFLVSLLPPAVKWKMFFKGQVQNPKYLQDGDVVEATVATDDGAIDLGRQRTVVRYAG, encoded by the coding sequence ATGAGCACCTCCGTCCTGCGCACCGCCGACGCCTGGTGGGTGCTCACCCCTGCCGGTGCCGCCAAGGTGCACACCAGCGCCACCACCACGGCCGAACTCCTGGCCGACCGGCCGGCGATCGCCGCGGCCGCGGCGAGCAGCGACACCGTTCCGGTGGACGACCTTGCGCTGGTCTCCCCGGTGACGGCGCCCTGCCGCGTCGTCGCCCAGATGACGAACTTCGCCTCGCACGTCAAGGACACCAACGGCAACCCCGAAACCATCCCTCTGACGTTCTTCCGAAAGACCTCGGGCTCGATCAGCGGGCCGTTCGCCGACGTCGTCCGGCCCGGCCACGTGCGGCTGCTGGACTACGAGGTGGAGATCGGGCTGGTCTTCGGTCGGGAGATGCCGGTCGGCACTTCGGTCACCGAGGACAACCTCGCCGACTACGTCGCAGGCCTGGTCGTCACCAACGACGTCTCGGCACGCGACGTCCAGCTTCCGCAGACCCAGTTCTACGAGGCCAAGTCCTACCCGACCTTCACCCCGGTCGGCCCCGCGCTGGTGCTGCTCGACGCCGACGAACTCAAGCGGTTCACCGACCTGCGGCTGAAGCTGTGGGTCAACGGCGAACGCCGGCAGGACATGCTCGCCACCGACATGATCTACACGCCGGTGCAGGCGGTGCAGGCGCTGACCCGCTTCCAGCGGATCGACCCGGGTGATCTGCTGCTGACCGGCACGCCAGTCGGGACCGCCCTCAGCGCGCCGCCGAAGCCGGTCATGTTCCTCGTCTCGCTGCTCCCGCCAGCGGTGAAGTGGAAGATGTTCTTCAAGGGCCAGGTTCAGAACCCCAAGTACCTCCAGGACGGCGACGTCGTCGAGGCCACCGTCGCGACCGACGACGGCGCGATCGACCTGGGCCGGCAGCGCACGGTCGTGAGGTACGCCGGATGA